A stretch of DNA from Hoeflea ulvae:
GCCACATCTTTACCGGCTTGTCGAACACCGCATAGACCGACCCGGTCATGTGGCGCATGTAGTTGCGGCCGACCTGTCCGGAGGAATTGGCAAGCCCGTCGGGATACATGGCGGAGGCGGAGTTGAGCAGCAGCCGCGGGCTTTCGATCGAATTGCCGGCAACGCAGACGATCCGCGCCTTTTGCAGATGCTGATTGCCGTCCTGGTCGGCATAGAGCACGCCGCTCACCTTGCCGCTGTCGTCATGCTCGATCTTCAGTACATGCGCGCGCTCGCGGACTTCCAGATTGCCTGTGGCTTCGCCGCGCGGGATGTCGGTATAGGCCGCCGACCATTTGGCGCCCCATTTGCAGCCCTGGAAGCAGAACCCGGTTTGCTGGCAGGCCATGCGGTCATCATAATCGGCAGAGTTGATCGCCATGCGGCCGGTGTGGACTTCCTTGTAGCCCAAGGCCTTGGCTCCGGCTTCGAACACCATGAAGTTGTTGTTGCCGGGCAGGCCAGTACGGTCACCGGTGCGGGTCACGCCGAGCTTGGTCTCGGCCTTTTCATACCAGGGTTCCATTTCCGCGAGATCAATCGGCCAGTCGAGCAGATTCGCGCCCTGAACATCGCCATAGGTTGTCCTGGCCTTGAACTCATGCGGCTGGAAGCGCAACGACGCACCGGCCCAGTGGGTCGTGGTCCCTCCGACCGCCTTGACGATCCAGGCCGGCAATCCGGAAAAATCCTTGGCGACGCGCCAGTCGCCGGAGGTCGAACGGGCGTCCAGCCATGCCAGTTGGCCAAAGCTTTCCCACTCGTCATTGATATAGTCATCCGGCAGATAGCGTCCGCCGGCTTCCAGAGCCACCACCTTGATGCCCTTCTGGGCCAATTCATTGGCCAGCACGCCGCCTCCGGCGCCGGTGCCGACAATCACGACGACCGAGTCGTCATTCAGTTCAAACTTCGCAACCATGTCCGACGCCTCCCTCAAAGCCAATTGATGTCGTTGAAGCCACGGTCGATGTAACCACCCTGGCTGTAGCTCTCGCCTTCGTACCCGAACAGCGGCCAGACCTCTTTCTGGTTGTAAAGACCTGTGACCAGACCGCCGCGGATGCGCTGGAAGAAGGCGCTGTCTTCCATGTTGCGAAGGATGTCGACACGGTCGCGTTCCCAGCCGGTGTCGAGATAGGAGGCGTGCCCCTTGCCGCGCGCCGCGGCATCGAGGGCTGCGATGCCGGCTTCGATGTCGGGTGCAACCTCGGCTGTGTCGTAGCCCTTGACCGCGATGGCATAGAATTCATCGGCGACATGGTCATGCGGATAGATATCGCGTGCCATCTGGATCAGCGTCGCCATCGATGATGGCTTGAGCGCCGTGGTTTCCATCGCCCAGGCGGCGTCAGGTCCGGCGATGAATCCCGGACCGATGAGGAATGCGGTGCCTGCCGCGATTGAACGTGAAAGCAATTGGCGGCGGCTCATGCCTTGCTGTCTGGCTTGGGTTGTCATGGTAATCCTCCCTTGATGTGTCTGTCTTACCGCGCTTGCCGAAACCTCCTCCCGGCAAGCTTGTTTCCCTGGCTAGATGTAACGTCCGGCGCGCTGTAGAACCTCGATCTGGTATCCATCCGGATCTGCGATAAAGAAGAAGCGGGCAATCACCTCACCACCGGGGGCGAAGTCGACAAGTTTGCGTGGGGTCAGGCCGAGCTTGGTCAGGCGCGCATGTTCGCTGTCGACATCAGCAACCGAGAATGCCAGATGCCCGTAGCCGTCGCCCAGGTCATAGGGCTCGCTCCGGTCCTTGTTGACAGTCAGCTCAAGCTCGAATCCGGTCTCGGCATTGCTGAGATAGACGAGGGTAAAGCTGTCGAAGTCGAGCCGGTCGGCGACGTCCAGGCCGAAAGCGGTCTTGTAGAAATCGACAGAGCGTGCTTCGTCCAGCACGCGGATCATGGTGTGAATGGCCTTGGCCATGGTCGCTCCCGTATGGTTTCAAACTTGCACACAAGTCTGGAACCGGTCGAGGCGCTGCGGGTAGTAGTTGTATACTACGGGTGTTTTTTCATTCGGCAGCAATCAGATGATCGCTGTCTGCACCGTTGTTCTCGAGGTAAACCAGACAGCAGCAGCGCAGCAGCGACGCAAAGTTCTTCGGTTCGCCATGCAGCTCCAGCACCTCGGAATGCAGCTTCGACATGAACACCGGGGTCGTCATGCCCTGGGACTCTGCAAGTTCGTCCATGATGCCCCAGAACGTCCGTTCAAGGCGAATCGATGTGCTTTGGCCATTCAATCGGAGTCGGCGAGTGACCTGCTCGTAACGTGTCGGGTCCTGGCCTGCGAACATCTTGCACATGGTTTGCTCCTCCTTCGTGGTTCGATCACTCAAACATGTCTCCCCGGTCGTCAATTGTGCAGCACTGGAAGCATATTTGCCAAGTGCTGTTGGCCGAAAGTGATAAGCCGGGACTGCGAAATCTGCGGATTGACTCTCGCCGCGACTCTGGCGTTAAATGGAACATAACAGGAACAATATGGATTGATCATGAGTCTCTCGAGGCTGCAGACCGCGACGGATATTCTCAAGGCGCGCACCCGGGCTTATGAGGCCGAGGCGCATCGGGGCATGGGGCTGGGGGACGCTGCGGTGTCGCCGCCCTTGGCGCTTGGCGCCAGCGTTGTCGACCTCTGTCTTGACGGCGGACTTGCCTGCGGCGGCTTGCATGAGGTGCGGGTCGGGCTGGCGCGTGACATTGCCGCCGGATCGGGATTTGCGCTCGGACTGGCCGCGCGCGCCATCCATGCTGGCAGGGAGGGGGCGGGCCGCGGCAGGCAGGGCATTGTCTGGGTCACAGATCCCGCCACACGTGTCGATGGCGGCGGGCTTTTCCCCGCCGGACTTGCCCAGTACGGGCTGGATCCGTCCCGTGTGACATGTGTCGAACCGGGTGATCTGCAGGGCGCCATGTGGGCGGCGGATGAGGCGGCGGGCTGCGCCGGGCTGGCGGCGCTGGTGTTCCAGATCAAGGGCAATCCGGC
This window harbors:
- a CDS encoding VOC family protein, with translation MAKAIHTMIRVLDEARSVDFYKTAFGLDVADRLDFDSFTLVYLSNAETGFELELTVNKDRSEPYDLGDGYGHLAFSVADVDSEHARLTKLGLTPRKLVDFAPGGEVIARFFFIADPDGYQIEVLQRAGRYI
- a CDS encoding ribbon-helix-helix domain-containing protein; this encodes MCKMFAGQDPTRYEQVTRRLRLNGQSTSIRLERTFWGIMDELAESQGMTTPVFMSKLHSEVLELHGEPKNFASLLRCCCLVYLENNGADSDHLIAAE
- a CDS encoding Twin-arginine translocation pathway signal yields the protein MTTQARQQGMSRRQLLSRSIAAGTAFLIGPGFIAGPDAAWAMETTALKPSSMATLIQMARDIYPHDHVADEFYAIAVKGYDTAEVAPDIEAGIAALDAAARGKGHASYLDTGWERDRVDILRNMEDSAFFQRIRGGLVTGLYNQKEVWPLFGYEGESYSQGGYIDRGFNDINWL
- a CDS encoding ImuA family protein — encoded protein: MSLSRLQTATDILKARTRAYEAEAHRGMGLGDAAVSPPLALGASVVDLCLDGGLACGGLHEVRVGLARDIAAGSGFALGLAARAIHAGREGAGRGRQGIVWVTDPATRVDGGGLFPAGLAQYGLDPSRVTCVEPGDLQGAMWAADEAAGCAGLAALVFQIKGNPARFDITATRRLMLRARQSGVLALVLRQSGEEEASAAVTRWCVNTEMSGADETFERGVGAMRLSLTLERNRAGRTGQWLLAWNPKARSFDHAAPHTTDQRISGATPPAHSLDRIPASADRRDSAGKMGQVLDHRQDFGRAS
- a CDS encoding GMC family oxidoreductase, which produces MVAKFELNDDSVVVIVGTGAGGGVLANELAQKGIKVVALEAGGRYLPDDYINDEWESFGQLAWLDARSTSGDWRVAKDFSGLPAWIVKAVGGTTTHWAGASLRFQPHEFKARTTYGDVQGANLLDWPIDLAEMEPWYEKAETKLGVTRTGDRTGLPGNNNFMVFEAGAKALGYKEVHTGRMAINSADYDDRMACQQTGFCFQGCKWGAKWSAAYTDIPRGEATGNLEVRERAHVLKIEHDDSGKVSGVLYADQDGNQHLQKARIVCVAGNSIESPRLLLNSASAMYPDGLANSSGQVGRNYMRHMTGSVYAVFDKPVKMWRGTTMAGIIQDEARHDPSRGFVGGYELETLSLGLPFMAAFLDPGGWGREFTTALDSYENMAGMWIVGEDMPQETNRITLNHELKDQHGLSAPNVHFDDHPNDRAMRAHAYKQGMAIYDAVGATRAFPTPPYPSTHNLGTNRMSENPRDGVVNKWGQTHDIANLFVSDGSQFTTGASENPTLTIVALAIRQADHIASEMSAGNL